A window of the Pelagicoccus enzymogenes genome harbors these coding sequences:
- a CDS encoding extracellular solute-binding protein, which yields MSLRNRTFSFLCRFMSCATLFLGCLSLRAEQVIPSEDWEDDYNPIASPDALVGGKVRIYAAQYPKSFNYYLDTTAYNATIYGMMFDTLMGIHPVDASFEPLIAESITVSDDKLSFLVKIDDRARWSDGKPITAQDVAFTYETIMKPENLTGPHKVGLQEFEAPEVVDDLTIRFTAKVAHWRNVLTIATLQILPKHFYEGKDFNKSNFEFPVVSGLYRFGTVKEGVSATIERRADWWLKDAKRFQGVGNFQTLEFRFYPEREMAYEAFKKGEFDIHAVYTSHIWVNNTEGEAFDKNWIVKQAITNHEPPSWQGFAMNTRRDLFSDRRVRLALAHLLNRERMNNELMFKQYTLSNSFSSDLWDEEHPNPNPLYEYNKEKARALLAEAGWKANPQTGKLEKDGKQFLIRFLTRSASSDKFLVVYKEDLADLGIDLEIVRKDWAAWMKDMDEFNYDMTWAAWGASLFKDPESMWYSKEADRPAGQNITGFKSEKVDALIEKQRSIYDIAERNDILREIDQLVYQEVPYILLWHIDYTRMLYWNKFGTPYTVLSKFENERSAWNYWWIDPDAKADLEQAMEEGKALAPLPYDISFDEEFDG from the coding sequence ATGTCCCTAAGAAATCGCACCTTCTCGTTCCTGTGCCGCTTCATGTCCTGCGCGACCCTCTTTCTCGGCTGTTTGTCGCTGCGAGCGGAGCAAGTGATTCCAAGTGAGGATTGGGAAGACGACTACAATCCGATTGCCAGTCCCGACGCTCTCGTCGGCGGTAAGGTAAGGATTTACGCCGCCCAGTATCCTAAGTCGTTCAATTACTATTTGGATACGACTGCCTACAACGCGACGATTTACGGAATGATGTTCGACACGCTGATGGGTATTCATCCTGTGGATGCCTCCTTCGAACCTCTGATCGCCGAAAGCATCACGGTCTCGGACGACAAGCTGAGTTTTTTGGTCAAGATCGATGATCGGGCAAGATGGAGCGACGGAAAGCCAATCACGGCCCAGGACGTAGCCTTCACCTACGAGACGATCATGAAGCCGGAAAACCTCACCGGCCCGCACAAGGTGGGGTTGCAGGAGTTCGAAGCCCCGGAGGTCGTTGACGACCTCACTATCCGATTCACAGCCAAGGTCGCGCACTGGAGGAATGTCCTCACGATTGCCACTCTGCAAATATTGCCCAAGCACTTCTACGAAGGAAAAGACTTCAACAAGTCGAACTTCGAGTTTCCTGTCGTATCCGGCCTCTACCGTTTCGGAACGGTCAAGGAGGGAGTCTCCGCTACCATTGAACGCAGGGCTGACTGGTGGCTCAAGGACGCCAAGCGCTTCCAGGGGGTTGGGAATTTCCAAACTCTGGAGTTCCGCTTCTATCCCGAGCGCGAGATGGCCTATGAAGCTTTCAAGAAAGGGGAGTTCGACATCCATGCGGTCTACACCTCTCACATCTGGGTGAACAACACCGAAGGGGAGGCCTTCGACAAGAACTGGATCGTGAAACAGGCGATCACGAACCACGAGCCCCCGAGCTGGCAGGGATTTGCCATGAATACGCGTCGCGATCTGTTCAGCGATCGTCGAGTGCGCCTTGCGTTGGCTCACCTGCTCAATCGAGAGCGAATGAACAACGAGTTGATGTTCAAGCAGTATACGCTTTCCAACTCGTTCTCCTCCGACCTTTGGGACGAGGAACATCCAAATCCGAATCCACTTTACGAATACAACAAGGAGAAGGCGAGAGCCCTCTTGGCGGAAGCGGGCTGGAAAGCGAATCCCCAGACCGGCAAGCTGGAAAAGGATGGAAAGCAGTTTTTGATCCGTTTCCTCACCCGTTCGGCGAGCTCGGACAAGTTCCTCGTCGTGTACAAGGAGGACCTCGCTGACTTGGGGATCGATCTGGAGATCGTCAGAAAAGATTGGGCTGCGTGGATGAAGGACATGGACGAATTCAACTACGACATGACTTGGGCGGCTTGGGGCGCCAGCTTGTTCAAGGATCCCGAATCGATGTGGTACTCCAAGGAAGCGGATCGCCCGGCGGGACAGAACATCACTGGATTCAAGTCCGAGAAGGTCGATGCCCTGATTGAGAAGCAGCGGAGCATTTACGACATTGCCGAGCGAAACGACATCCTGCGCGAGATCGACCAGCTTGTTTATCAGGAGGTCCCATACATTTTGTTGTGGCATATCGACTACACTCGCATGCTCTACTGGAACAAGTTCGGCACGCCTTACACTGTCCTGTCTAAGTTTGAAAACGAGCGTTCAGCTTGGAACTACTGGTGGATTGATCCTGACGCGAAGGCGGATCTCGAGCAGGCGATGGAGGAGGGCAAGGCCCTTGCTCCTCTGCCGTACGATATCTCCTTCGACGAAGAGTTCGACGGATAG
- a CDS encoding ABC transporter permease subunit codes for MSDRAAYFLRRILLIFPTFIGITFLTYLLTQFVPGGPVEQAMMQMRGFDGSGVATRSESISEEQREAIRAHFGFDKPFLIRYYDWLVVNKMGMTVDSYKYSNKTVWQLISERFPVSLTFGIAGFVLTYLICIPLGIAKALRNGSAFDLASSVAVFTGYAIPAFAFGMLLKTVFSGTSEHFFDIFPIGGFRSEFFEEMSFWEKVKDQFMHMFLPVMCYVIGNFAVLTLLMKNSLLEQISQDYVRTVVAKGGSMKRAVWKHALRNALIPIATGFGGVLSIMFAGSVLIERVFNIPGMGLLSLEAIVGRDYMVFMGTLALTSIVALLGRVLSDFCYVLIDPRISFNKG; via the coding sequence ATGAGCGATAGAGCTGCCTATTTTCTTCGGCGTATTCTGCTGATCTTTCCGACTTTTATCGGTATCACCTTCCTGACGTATTTGCTCACTCAATTCGTTCCCGGGGGACCGGTTGAACAGGCAATGATGCAGATGCGCGGTTTCGATGGATCCGGAGTGGCCACGCGGAGCGAAAGCATCTCGGAGGAGCAACGCGAAGCGATTCGAGCTCACTTCGGTTTCGATAAGCCCTTTCTCATTCGCTACTACGATTGGCTGGTCGTCAACAAGATGGGTATGACGGTGGACTCGTACAAGTATTCGAACAAGACCGTTTGGCAGCTCATATCAGAGCGTTTTCCGGTTTCTCTGACTTTTGGAATCGCTGGCTTTGTATTGACTTACCTGATATGCATACCGTTGGGGATTGCCAAGGCCCTCCGCAATGGTTCGGCTTTTGACCTCGCTAGCAGCGTGGCGGTTTTCACGGGATACGCGATTCCGGCATTCGCATTCGGCATGTTGTTGAAAACCGTTTTCAGCGGTACTTCGGAGCATTTCTTCGATATCTTTCCCATCGGAGGCTTTCGCTCCGAGTTCTTCGAGGAAATGAGTTTTTGGGAGAAGGTGAAAGACCAGTTCATGCACATGTTTCTCCCCGTTATGTGCTATGTGATCGGAAACTTTGCGGTGCTCACTCTGCTCATGAAAAACTCCTTGCTCGAGCAGATCAGCCAGGACTACGTCCGTACCGTCGTCGCGAAAGGCGGTAGCATGAAACGCGCGGTTTGGAAACATGCCCTTCGCAACGCTTTGATCCCGATCGCAACCGGTTTTGGAGGGGTGCTTTCGATCATGTTTGCGGGCTCGGTCTTGATCGAGCGTGTATTCAACATCCCGGGCATGGGGCTCTTGAGTTTGGAGGCGATCGTTGGCCGAGACTACATGGTCTTCATGGGGACATTGGCCTTGACGTCTATCGTAGCCCTGCTGGGGCGTGTGCTGTCAGACTTCTGCTACGTGCTGATTGATCCGCGTATCAGCTTCAACAAGGGATGA